In Spiroplasma chinense, the DNA window TGGTTTGAATAAATCGTAAATATCAAATAATGCACCTAGATAATAATTTTGATTAATCAATTCTTTGTAAAGTTTTTTTACTTTTGGATCTTTTAATTCCACTGAGTTAAAAATCTTTTTAGAAATGATTTTATAGCTTTCACTTTTCTTGAAATTGCTTACATCATAATTGTTTGTAGGTTTAAGCAATTCATCAAAATGAAATTCTTTAACACTTGTTGAATGTTGTTCTATATTAATTTGTTCCATAATGATTCCTCTCTAGTTTTTAAATACTTTCATGTTTTTAAATCCAAATGCTGAAATACCTACAACAAAGAATGATGAAACAATAATGAATGACGCAGCCAATCCATATCTATACATTGTATCTGTTGTTGATAATTTATAAACGAATGATATAAGAATGTCTGTTATTCCAGGTTCTCCTGGATAAGGCAGACCATCAGGAGCTAATGCAACACCGTTTGCTCCATACAAACTAATTAATCCAAAGTTTGAAAAGGCTCCTGTAAATTGCCCTAACATAAGTGGAGCAATTTGACTAAATACCATAGGTATTGTTATTTTAAAAGTTTGTTTAAATCTATTTGCCCCATCAATAGATGATGCTTCATAAATATCTTTTGATATTCCTTGCATGATACCTGTTATCAATAAGAAAATATATGATTGACCTAACCAAGTGTTAATAAAGATAAGAGCTACCCTTGCTTGGGTTTGCTGGTTGGTCCATCCATCAACTCCAATGAGTTTTTTTGTAAGTGCATTAAAGTTTTCGCTTCCAAACAAAAGACTAAACATCATAATCATAATAAATGCAGGTACAGCTCAAGGTAATATGAAGAATAATCTAAAGAATCCTTTAAATTTAACTCTGTCATTATTTACCAATAAAGCTCCTAGTGTTCCTGAAATTATGGCACCAAATGCTGCAAACAGAACTCATAGAACTGTTCACAAAATTACATATTTGAATGATGATGAATATTTTCCACCAAAAATATCTCTAAAGTTATCAAACCCAACTCATTCAATATATTGTCCAGGTCTAGCAGGGTCATTTCCTCTACCATAATTTGTAAATGCAATAACTATTGTTGTAATAATAGGCAATAGTATTACAAAGATAATTGCAATAATTGCTGGGAAAGAAAGTATGTAAGGGGTTCCTTGAGTTCTTAAGAACTCAGTAGTTTGACTTCATTTTCTTTCTCTAATTCCTATGTTTCTTGTTCTTGATACGAATAATGCATCAAGCATACAACCAAGAACAATTAGAAAGGCTATGGTAATGAATATTATTGCCAATACCCCTTCAATTAAATAGAATCTTCCATCAGAACTTGGATCACTTTTACCAAAGTCAATTAAACCAAGGATACCTGGTCCCTCAACATTTGCAAATCCAAATCCATATAACATAAATCATATTACTATTGGTAATAGCAACATCATAAGCAATCCTTTTTTAGTTTGCCCATTAATGATTTGACCAACTCCAGGAATAATTCCAAGAATTGGAGCCAGTATAGTTTTTCATTTTGGCACTTCTACTGGTAATGTATTGTTTATGTCTTCAATACTTGAAACATATGATACTTTTGCTTTTTTCAAACCAAGTTTCATTGAGTTCTTTTTGTAAACATAATTAGATTTTGCTTTTCTATAGATGTTACTTTCAATAACTTCTCTTTTCTCTTGGGCAAAACCTTTTTTTAATTCGTTTAATTCACTTTTAGTTGAAGCGAAATTTAAGTCAGTTTTATATTCATCTTTTAGTTGTTTGATTCCTAATCTCTCTGACTGTAGATATTTTTTCTTATTGTTTTTTTCAGAATTCAATTCTTCTTTTGCTATTGAAACTTCTTTCAATAAATTTTCTTTAAGAATTTCATATTCTTTTACAAAATCTTTTTTTACACTTAATGTTTTTGTTTTAAGTTCTCAATCATAACTGTAATCAATACCTTTTTGATAAATTTCAATTTGTTTTTCAAGAGATACTTCTTTATCTTTTATTTTTTTAGCTTCTCTTAATTCTTTAGAAATTTGTTTATCTAATTCTTTTTTATCTTGGCTAAATTGTATAAAGTTTTTACCTTTACTTTTTTGATAAAATAACTCTCCGTTAAATGTAAATAATATTTTCATCTCTTTTATTTTTCTTTTAGAGATCAAATAAGTTTCTTTAATATATTTTTTATTTAAATCATAATCACGTTTTATAATTTTGTTCATTAATTTTGAATAACTAGAATTAACTCTTGAGTTTTCGTTTTTAATTTCCTTGTGAGAATCATTGTAACTTATTTTCGCAAGTTGTCTTCTAGCTTTTGCTTCAAACATTTCTTTTATAAATTCTTCATCTTTTGAATGAAAGTAATCTTCTAAATCATTTTTATTTACTATTATTTTTTTATTTGAATATTCTGCAAAGCTAGCATGTTTTTTAGTAGTAACAAATTTTAGATCTGATGATATTTTATTTAAACCATACTCATAACCAAATTTAGCAATTTGCTTATTTGTAAAAATAAATTTTGAATCTTTTTCATTTTTTACAGTTTCATCAATTTCTCTTTGAAACTCAAAAAATTCAAAGAAAGTCATTTTATCAAATTGTTCAAATACTTCTTCTTTATTCGAAAGAACTTTTAAATCTTCTATTAACATAATATTCCTTTCTAAAAAATTTGTTTATTTAAATTTTTCTTATTTGGGTTTTAACATCTGCCATTCTTTTATATCTTTTTGCATTATAAATATCATTTGCTATAAAAAACATTGATATTAATATAACTGCAAACATAATAAATTCAATTACATCAAAAGCTGTTATTCTTTTATTCAATATTGGATTTGCTATAGCAAATCCAAATCACACAAACAGTCAAATTACTATAAATAAGTAACCAACCTGAACTTTATTTAAAGCTAAATATATATAGAAACCAAACATGAAAACTATTATTACAGATACTATGTATTGTACTAATCAAGTTTTAATTGTTTGATTAATTACTTCCTCTACGAAAGTTTGATAATCTGAAGAACCAACAGCGTGTCCTGCATTTAATGCTCTAACATTTGCATTAAATGTATTATTTGATAAATCGTAAACCATATGAATGGTTATTAATATAACAAACAAAGCAACGACCGCCAATTGAGTTCAAAAGATTTTTTTATCTATATTGACTTTATTCATAACTTATTAAAAACCACTTTGTTGAAAAGTGGTTTAACAATATTAACCTCAGATAAATTCAGCTTTGTCTTTAGCTCATTTGTCTGTGAATTGAGTTCAGAATTGATCTGCCATTGCTTTTCATTCTGTATCATTTTTTGATGTGTTCATTGCTAAACGATATGTATCTCAAGTTGTTCCACTTGCTTGGTCTAAAGCTGTATTTGGCATATCAGTTACACCTTCATATCCTTTTGCAATTTCGTTTGCAGCATCTGCATAGAAACCATAACCTTCAGTTTTATTAAATTGTTCTACTGCAGCTTCTTTGTTAGCTTTGAATGGTGAATATTTACCATCAGTTATAGAGAAATCTGCTGAATATTTTGGATCTGATAATTCTTTAATTGCCAACATAGCGGCACCAGCTTTTGTTAAGTTTTCTCCATCTTTAGTTTTTTCAGAAACATTTGCAATTGTACTTTTAATTGCAAATCCATGTCCACCAGCTGAACTTGAAAGTGAAGGACTACCTTCGCTGTTATCAAATTTTAATGATGAAATATCTTTAACTCTGATATCTGCTTTTGGATCAGCTTGTTTCATAAATGAAGCATATGACTGCAAGTTGAATATTTCTAGTGCAGCCATACTTGTAGTTCCATCTCTTAGAGATGCAACTGTTGCATTATCAATAGCTTCATCACCAACTTGGTTGTATAATGCATTTCTCATTGGTTTTCCAAATGAGTAACCAAGTCTTACCATCATATCCATTACAAGTTTTGCATCATCTTTAGTTTTTTCATTTTCTCAAAGTGAATCAAAATCTTTGTAATTTTGTGAAGGGAATTCTCCAGTTTTTTGTCAAATTGTTGCTTTTGCAGAACCTTCAACAGGATTAATATCTGCATCATGTTTTTTAACCATTGCATTAAAAGCTGCAGCTACAAAATAACCTTTAAGAGCTTTTAAGTAACCTGTAGGTTTATAACCCATAGCTTCGTTAATGATTGCCATGTTTTCTAGAGATGCTATGGGATTTTCTCCAACAGCTGCTTTAACAGCTTCGTTTTCAAGAACACTTCCTGTGAAATGTCCATCATCTGTAATTCCAAACTTGTTGTTATCAAACATCATTGAAATAGTTTCAATAGCTGATGGAACTACCCCAAAGTATTCTTCTGCACCTGAATTTATTCGTGCAGCTTTTCAAGCTCTAGCTGAGGGAACACCTTGTGTAATTTCAATTCCACTATCTGTTTTTTTCAATCCGAAATGTTCTTCGTCATCGCTAGTTTGAAGTAAGTATTTTTTCACTAAGTCGCTTACGTTTAAAATGTTATTTTGATCTTTATATAACTGGTATTTAAAAGCATCCACTATAAATACATCTGGTATGCTTTTATCTCTAACTCCTTTGTTAGAAATTTGTACATAGTTTTCATACATATGTGATTCTTTAATTTTTGCTCTAAATTTAACTCCAGCCTCTTCAAATTTAGCATTTACAGCAGCAGCTGCTTTTTGATATACGTCTAATGAAGCAGGATTTGCTTGAATAACGATATCAGTATTTTTGTTTCCATTACCACATGCAACAACAGAAGCAGTTGATGCACTCACCAAAGTTATTGATGATAATAAAGTAAGTATCTTTTTCATTCATTTCTCCTCTCCGACTATTTGGTAAAATTTTTTCCAAATAACCTTACTTATAGTATATTTTTTTCCTTTTAATGTGTAAAATCACAAATTATCATCAAAAATGAGAGAAAGTGAGAATTTATGAGAGAAAGTGAGAGAAAGTTGGTTTTTGAGTTTTGAATATAACAAAAAAATGTTATATTCAATGTTATCTTTGTTAATTTTTGTTATTTTAGAAAATTCATTTTTTTCAAAAAAAAATTAGATTTAAAAATCTAATTTATCTTTTTTTTCAATTTAATTGATAGTAACTAAAGTCTAGATTTGAACCATCAGATGAGGTTATTGTTACCTCTTCACCTTTGCTTCCTATTGGAAATTTCAACATAGTGAAGGCTTTTTCATCTGGAAACTTGAATTCTATTATATTTCTGTCCACATAAATTTCAAGTTTAACTTCTTTATCCAATTTAGTAGGATATGTTCTTAATTTATTGAATTCTTTTGCACCCATAGCAAAGTCATGTTCAATTTTTCTATCCACACTTACTGTACTTTCTTTAAGATCTATTTTTGCTTCCACATTATACTTATTGTCTGCAATTTTAAATGTTACAGTTTCATTTTCTTTAGTATTTTTTAAATCTAAATCAAGTTTAAAGGTTTCTCCTTTAAACTTGTTATCTTTCAAGAAAGACTCTGTTTTTGAAACTGTACCATCAACTTTTTCGTCTACGCCAACATAATTGTTAGTTTTTAATTTTGAAGCATTAGTTCCTCTTCCAGTTTCATTTTTATGTTCTTTATTTCAAAAATCCACAAATTCTGAATTAAATTCATAATCATTAGTATCATTTTTTACAAGAGTTATTTTTCTTGCCAATGACATTAATCCAAGTCTTCCATCATTTGGAACACTTCAATTATATCCTCAGTTATTTGCTCAAGCTGCTGTATATAATCAGTCATTTTCTGTGTTTACATATTTATCTTTTCAAAAGTTAGCAGCATAATAATCTGGACCAAAATCTAATCTTTTAGATGTGAATGCTTCATCTTCTACAAATAAACCTTCGTCATTTAAAGTCCCCACAGCATAATAAGTTCCTGAAGAAAGTTTTGGATCATTTAAATCATTTTCATTAGACCCACTACCTCCATAAAATAATACTCATTTTTTTTCACCATTATTATTTCCATCCTTATCTTTTACATTCATTTCATATAAACTAGGACACTCTAACATTGGGTATTTTAGATATATTTTTTCTTTAATTGGTGTGAAACCTTTAGTTGGGTCGGATGATGTAAACACTTCAATAAAGTTATTTTCTGCAATGTAAGCTACAAATTGAGGTTTTCCATCCACCTCTCTTACAAAGAAATATGGATCTCTAAAGTTATCATAAATATCGATATTTGGATTTGTTATTATTGGTTCTTCTTTTACTGGACTAAAATCATATCCTCCATCAGTTGAATAATACATCATAACAGTTTGTCCAAAATCACTAAAAGATGCCACAATAGCAATTACAGTATTTTCACCATAACCAAAATAGTTATTAGTATCTACATATAAAGAACCAGATGATGAATCTCTATAGTGTTCTATTGATTTGGGCACTGACATGCCCTCATAATTTCAATTTATAAAATCAGTGGTTGTTACGTGATATCATATTGAACCTTCTTTTCCTGAATTTTCACCATCACTATTGAAAATCCCATCAGGATTTTGAAGAAAGTAAACATGATATTTACCATTTAAAAAGAAACCACCTTGAATATCATTCATCATTCCAAAGTCTGGGTTCTGCACATGGAACATATTGGTAAAAGTCTTTTCATCTAATTTGTTTGAAGCTTTATTTTTACAACTCACAGTAGTTGAAGAAACACTTACAACAAGTGAGAAAGCAGCTAAACCATTTAACAATTTTTTCATATTCTTACCTCTCTTGATTATTTACTCTTAAATAATCTTATAAATAGTATATTTTTTTAGCAAAATCTTGTAAAATCACAAATTATCACAAGTAATGAGAATAAATGATTATATTTGAGAAAAAACTAAATAAATATCTTACTTTACTAATTTGAAATTTACATTTATCTGTTAATTACATAAAAAAGATGTGTTAATTTATGTTAATTTATAAAACTCAAATAATTTTTTTATAAAATAACACCCATATAAATCAATAAAAAGAGCAGTTTTTTGATATAGTATTGTATTTTTTTACTTTTGTTATAAAATCACAATGTAACACAGTTATAAAAAAGTGAATGAATAATAAATGAAAGGGATAAAATAACAACAGTTGTTTTTATGAAAGAAAAAACGACGTTATTTTTTGTTGTATAAAAATGAATAAAGAGAGATTGAATAATACATGGAATTTTTTAAAAACCAAAAATAGTCATACTTCAAAAACCCTTTTGAAGTATGCAAAACAAAATAATATTAATGAAATGACATTTAGAAGAGATCTTCACCTATTAGAAAAGAATGGTTTTGTCAAACTTCACTATGGTTATTTAGAGGTTCTTACTCCAGAATTAGAACTAACTGAAAATATAAAAGTAATCAAATTAGTTAACTTAAATTTAAAAGAACAAATTGCTTTAGAAGCTGTAAAGTTACTAGAAAATAATGACTCAATATTTGTTGGACCAGGAAGTACTTGTGAAGTATTTGTAACTCAAATTAATGTGAGAGTCCAATTGCTTGTAACAAACGGAATTAACGTTCTAAGTAAAGCTTCAAAAAACAATTTTGTAAATACTTTAATTATGGTTGGGGGTAAACTAATTCACAATACAAGTATAATTGCTGGAAGTTCAGCCATTAACCAATTAGATGATTTTGCATTTAAAAAGGCTTTTATAACTGCGCAACACATAGATGAAGATGGCAATGTTTATGTTGATAATCACAGTGAACTAAATTTTATAAAAAAAGTTGTATCCGTTTCTGAAAAGAAATATTTATTAGTTGATTCTACAAAGTATAATTCAAAAGGATTAATTAAAATTTGTAATTTGATGCAATTTGACAAAGTGATAACAAAATAAAGATGAAGTGGACTTTGTCTGAGGATAATAGAAAATGACTTGAAAAACCTAAGATTAAATTTCTTAGGTTTTTTTATAATCTAAAAATTCAGAACTAAGTACGAAACATTAGAATAATATTGGTTAAAAATAAAAAAATACATTTATTACAATGTATCTTATTTTGCTAATTTGTAATTAGCGTCATTTACTTTTGATTTTTAATGGATTCAAGTTTTTCGTTTAACTTTTCAATTTCAAGTTTATAAAATTTTTCTTGTTCGATACTTTTTTGTTCTTGATCTTTTAATTTTGCTTCTTGTTCAGCTTGTTTTCGGTCTTGTTCAGCTTGTTTTCGGTCTTGTTCAATGATTTTTCTTTCTTGTGCTTCTATTTTTTCTAAAAACTCTTGTTTTAATCTCATAAAAGCAAAATCTTTTTTTATTTCAAAATCTTTAATTGCTTTTTCACAATCTTTATTTACATCTTTTAAATTGTATCTTTCTATTTCTCTGGCCACTGTTACGTTCATCCCTCTA includes these proteins:
- a CDS encoding carbohydrate ABC transporter permease, producing the protein MLIEDLKVLSNKEEVFEQFDKMTFFEFFEFQREIDETVKNEKDSKFIFTNKQIAKFGYEYGLNKISSDLKFVTTKKHASFAEYSNKKIIVNKNDLEDYFHSKDEEFIKEMFEAKARRQLAKISYNDSHKEIKNENSRVNSSYSKLMNKIIKRDYDLNKKYIKETYLISKRKIKEMKILFTFNGELFYQKSKGKNFIQFSQDKKELDKQISKELREAKKIKDKEVSLEKQIEIYQKGIDYSYDWELKTKTLSVKKDFVKEYEILKENLLKEVSIAKEELNSEKNNKKKYLQSERLGIKQLKDEYKTDLNFASTKSELNELKKGFAQEKREVIESNIYRKAKSNYVYKKNSMKLGLKKAKVSYVSSIEDINNTLPVEVPKWKTILAPILGIIPGVGQIINGQTKKGLLMMLLLPIVIWFMLYGFGFANVEGPGILGLIDFGKSDPSSDGRFYLIEGVLAIIFITIAFLIVLGCMLDALFVSRTRNIGIRERKWSQTTEFLRTQGTPYILSFPAIIAIIFVILLPIITTIVIAFTNYGRGNDPARPGQYIEWVGFDNFRDIFGGKYSSSFKYVILWTVLWVLFAAFGAIISGTLGALLVNNDRVKFKGFFRLFFILPWAVPAFIMIMMFSLLFGSENFNALTKKLIGVDGWTNQQTQARVALIFINTWLGQSYIFLLITGIMQGISKDIYEASSIDGANRFKQTFKITIPMVFSQIAPLMLGQFTGAFSNFGLISLYGANGVALAPDGLPYPGEPGITDILISFVYKLSTTDTMYRYGLAASFIIVSSFFVVGISAFGFKNMKVFKN
- a CDS encoding lipoprotein, translated to MKKILTLLSSITLVSASTASVVACGNGNKNTDIVIQANPASLDVYQKAAAAVNAKFEEAGVKFRAKIKESHMYENYVQISNKGVRDKSIPDVFIVDAFKYQLYKDQNNILNVSDLVKKYLLQTSDDEEHFGLKKTDSGIEITQGVPSARAWKAARINSGAEEYFGVVPSAIETISMMFDNNKFGITDDGHFTGSVLENEAVKAAVGENPIASLENMAIINEAMGYKPTGYLKALKGYFVAAAFNAMVKKHDADINPVEGSAKATIWQKTGEFPSQNYKDFDSLWENEKTKDDAKLVMDMMVRLGYSFGKPMRNALYNQVGDEAIDNATVASLRDGTTSMAALEIFNLQSYASFMKQADPKADIRVKDISSLKFDNSEGSPSLSSSAGGHGFAIKSTIANVSEKTKDGENLTKAGAAMLAIKELSDPKYSADFSITDGKYSPFKANKEAAVEQFNKTEGYGFYADAANEIAKGYEGVTDMPNTALDQASGTTWDTYRLAMNTSKNDTEWKAMADQFWTQFTDKWAKDKAEFIWG
- a CDS encoding glycoside hydrolase family 32 protein, encoding MKKLLNGLAAFSLVVSVSSTTVSCKNKASNKLDEKTFTNMFHVQNPDFGMMNDIQGGFFLNGKYHVYFLQNPDGIFNSDGENSGKEGSIWYHVTTTDFINWNYEGMSVPKSIEHYRDSSSGSLYVDTNNYFGYGENTVIAIVASFSDFGQTVMMYYSTDGGYDFSPVKEEPIITNPNIDIYDNFRDPYFFVREVDGKPQFVAYIAENNFIEVFTSSDPTKGFTPIKEKIYLKYPMLECPSLYEMNVKDKDGNNNGEKKWVLFYGGSGSNENDLNDPKLSSGTYYAVGTLNDEGLFVEDEAFTSKRLDFGPDYYAANFWKDKYVNTENDWLYTAAWANNWGYNWSVPNDGRLGLMSLARKITLVKNDTNDYEFNSEFVDFWNKEHKNETGRGTNASKLKTNNYVGVDEKVDGTVSKTESFLKDNKFKGETFKLDLDLKNTKENETVTFKIADNKYNVEAKIDLKESTVSVDRKIEHDFAMGAKEFNKLRTYPTKLDKEVKLEIYVDRNIIEFKFPDEKAFTMLKFPIGSKGEEVTITSSDGSNLDFSYYQLNWKKR
- a CDS encoding DeoR/GlpR family DNA-binding transcription regulator, whose translation is MNKERLNNTWNFLKTKNSHTSKTLLKYAKQNNINEMTFRRDLHLLEKNGFVKLHYGYLEVLTPELELTENIKVIKLVNLNLKEQIALEAVKLLENNDSIFVGPGSTCEVFVTQINVRVQLLVTNGINVLSKASKNNFVNTLIMVGGKLIHNTSIIAGSSAINQLDDFAFKKAFITAQHIDEDGNVYVDNHSELNFIKKVVSVSEKKYLLVDSTKYNSKGLIKICNLMQFDKVITK